DNA from Rhodobacteraceae bacterium M382:
AGGTTGTGTTCAACTATAACCATCTGGGGTTCTCGACCACCTATGGGATGTTTTCCGGTTTTGCCGGGGAAATCATGTTTGATGCGGAAAATCCCGCAGGTTCGAGCGTTTCCGTTTCGATGCCGGCCCGTTCGATGCTGACGGGGTGGCAGGAACGGTTTGACCACTTCATGTCCAAGGACTTCTTTGGCGCAGGTGACGCGGAAATGGTGACGTTCAAATCGACCGGCATCAAAGTAACAGGTGACACGACCGCCGATATCACCGGCGATCTGACGTTGAATGGGGTGACCAAACCCGTGGTTCTGAATGCCAACCTGAACCAGGCGGGTGATCACCCGATGGCGGGCAAGCCCTGGGCCGGATTTGACGCGACCACATCGGTGTTGCGGTCGGATTTTGATCTGGGCAAATTCGCTCCCTTTGTCAGCGACGAAGTTCAGATCATGATCTCGATCGAGGCCATGAAAGCCGACTAAAGCCTGGCTCTGAAGGAGCTGGAAGGCAAAGAAAAGCGCCGGGTCCGTGAGGATCCGGCGCTTTTTTGTGTGTGAAGAGACCCAGGTGCGCAGGACGGTTTAAGGTGTGTGAGCCGCTGTCAGGTCGATCCCGATATCGACGCCAAAGGCCAGCGATCCTTCGTCCTTGACGCCTCGACCGATGTCGAAATCCAGCCGGTTGACCTGGACCGCGCCGACCATCGTGGCAACGCCATCGGTGATTTCGAGCGTAAAAGGCAGGGTCAAGGGCAGGGTCTTGTCCCGAATCGTGAGCGTCCCGATGGCAGCATAGGTGTCGTCGGTCCGGGAAATATCCGCCTGAAACTTGGCGGATGGGAAATTGGCGCTGTCAAAAAAGTCTGCCCCCATTGCCTGTGCCGTGACCGACCCCAGCGACAGTGAGGCGACATCGATCGTGACCGTGACGGACCCGGCCTGACCATCGGTGACTTTCGGATCAAAGGTG
Protein-coding regions in this window:
- a CDS encoding YceI family protein, with translation MKSILFAAALATAGATAAVAAPEKYVLDSSHSQVVFNYNHLGFSTTYGMFSGFAGEIMFDAENPAGSSVSVSMPARSMLTGWQERFDHFMSKDFFGAGDAEMVTFKSTGIKVTGDTTADITGDLTLNGVTKPVVLNANLNQAGDHPMAGKPWAGFDATTSVLRSDFDLGKFAPFVSDEVQIMISIEAMKAD